The Campylobacter concisus DNA window TCATTTTTTATTCTCATTTTTGTGGTTTTGCTACTCTTACGAAAAAGAGCGAAATTTAAGCAGATTTGTAGTGAGCTAAAATTTATCATCTAAAATAGAGATAGCTTGCAAATTTGCCCTTTTTGACATAAAGCGAAAGCTAAATTAAAAGCAAATTTGCAAATTTAACTCACTACTTAAAAGCAAAATTTATCATCAGTGCCATTTTGCTTGCGCATAGCTTTAAATTTAGCAAGATTGTCTTTGTCCAAAAAGTAATCTTTCTCTTTTTTATTGCGACTTTCTAGCTTTTCTATACCTTTTGCAAGGGCTGCTTTTCTATCTTCGTGAGGTGAGCTAAATTCTGGAGAAAACATCGCTTCATAGGCATTTTTCTTAGTCCATCCAAGCGCTTTATCAGCGATCTCTTGTTGCTTTTTGATATCGCAAAATGCATAAGGATTGACCACGTCGCCAACAAGCTTCATAAACGCCCCTATCGCGGCCACCACGTCAGTAAATTTCTCGCCCTCCATGTCTATAACGCCTCTTAGCAAGATCGCGCGATTTTTTGCCGCATAAAACCAAAATACCGCGTCATCGCGAAGCCCAAGATCGTATGCGCGAGCTGAAAGGACAAAAAGAGTTATCGGAGAGACCATTTGCGGTGCGTCTTGGACAGTCTTCTCTGCTTTTTTAAAGTCTTCTACTTTACCACTTAAGAGTAAGCTATCGATCTTATCATAAACCTTTACATACTCGACTTTGCCAGCATTTGCCGAGTAGTACGGCGTCACGTAAATATCAATACTCCTCACCTTACCGTCGTTTGCAGCTGCACTACCTATGCCAAAGCAAAGTGTCATCAAAAATTTTAAAAATTTCATTTAAATCCTTTGATGTGTGAAATCTACAATTATTTTAACTAAAAGATATTTAAATGTTGTCTATAAATTTGAGTAGCAAAGTCCGCAAATTTAAAGCGGACTTCGAAGATTAGTTTTTAAAACTATGAATTGGAGCTGGAATTTGTCCGCCACGAGCGATGAAGTCGGCACTAGAGGCTTTGTTTATCTTCATCACAGGTGCTCTTCCTAAAAGGCCGCCAAACTCAATCATATCGCCCTCATGGCCTAGAGGTATGATACGAACGGCTGTTGTTTTTTGATTTATAACGCCGATAGCCGCCTCATCAGCGATCATCGCAGCTATGCTTTCACTTGGCGTGTCAGCAGGTATAGCGATCATATCAAGTCCCACAGAGCATATCGCGGTCATTGCTTCAAGTTTTTCTAAATTTAGTGAGCCAGCACGCACCGCCGCTATCATACCCTCATCCTCAGAAACTGGGATAAACGCACCGCTTAAGCCACCCACTTGATTACACGCCATGACGCCACCTTTTTTAACCGCGTCATTTAGCAAAGCAAGTGCCGCAGTCGTTCCGTGCGCACCAACAGCCTCAAGCCCCATCTCCTCAAGCACGCGAGCTACCGAGTCGCCCACAGCAGGTGTTGGGGCAAGAGAGAGATCGACGATACCAAATTTAACCCCAAGGCGCTCGCTCGCCATCTGGCCAACTAGCTGGCCGATACGCGTGATCTTAAACGCCGTTTTTTTAACGGTCTCAGCCACCACGTCAAAGCTCTCGCCACGCACCTTTTCAAGGGCTCTTTTTACTACTCCTGGACCAGAAACACCCACATTTATCACCACATCGGCCTCGCCCACGCCATGAAATGCACCAGCCATAAAAGGATTGTCTTCGACTGCGTTTGCAAAAACGACAAGCTTAGCACAACCCATCCGAGATGCTGCCGCCGTCTCTTTTATGATGCGTCCCATATCACGCACCGCGCTCATATTTATGCCGGTTTTCGTTGAGCCGACATTGACACTTGCACATACTTTTGAAGTCTGAGAAAGTGCTTGTGGGATAGAATTTATCAAAATTTCATCGCCCTTTTGATAGCCCTTTTGAACTAAAGCTGAAAAACCACCTATAAAATCAATACCAACCTCAATAGCCGCCCTATCAAGCGTCTTTGCGATAATTACGTAGTCTTTTGCGTCCGTTGCGGCGCCGATTATCGAGATAGGCGTCACACTCACTCTTTTATTGACGATTGGTATGCCTAGCTCAGCAGAAATTTCGTTGCCCACTTTGACTAGGTCTTTGGCTTTAGTGGTGATTTTTGCGTAAATTTTGTCGCAAGCTTTGTTGATGTCAGGATCGATGCAGTCAAGCAAACTAATGCCCATCGTGATCGTTCTGATGTCAAAATTTTGCTCTTCGATCATCGAGATCGTTTCGGTTACGTTTTTGATGTCCATTGTTTTTCCTTAGATTGTATGCATCGCATCAAAGATAGCGGAGCTTTGGATATTTATCTTTACTTTTAGGCTCTCTCCAAGCTCGTTAAGCTCTGCTCTTAAGGCCGTAAAGTCTTTATTTTCATCACTTGAAACCACTGCCATCATCGTAAAAAACTCATCTAAAATAGTCTGTGAGATATCATCTATGTTTAGTCCTAGCTCGCTAAGCTTTACTGAGACGCCAGCAACGATGCCAACTCTATCTTTTCCGACTACGGTTACGATCGCTTTCATGTTTTCTCCTATTAAATTTTAAATGATTGCATTTTGGCTCCAAAATTTAAACCAAGCATTAAGCAAAGCTAAATTTTGGTAGCCAACTTTAAACGAACAAATTTTAAAATTTGCTCTAAATTTTATCTTTTGTAAATTTTACTTCGAGCAAGCACTCTTGCCGTCATTTACTGGCTGGATCGCTGAGTTATCGGCCCCACCATCACTATTTATATTTTCTATCACTTCCCAAAGTCTAGCAGCCGCACTCTCGTAGCGTTTTGCTGTGACTGAGTTTGGCTCGTAAAAGCTAACTGGCTTACCATTATCGCCGCCCACGCGAACAGCTGGTTCGATAGGGATTTCAGCCAAAATTTGCGTGTTGTAAGCTTTTGCTACCTCTTCAGTTGTGCCTTTGCCAAAGATGTCATACTCTTTGCCATTATCTGGGCAGATAAAACCGCTCATATTTTCAATCACACCTGCGATTGGGATGTGGAGCTTCTCAAACATATCAAGCGCACGTTTGCTATCGTCAAGCGCTACCACTTGTGGCGTTGTGACGCAGACACCTGCTGTTACTGGCACGCTTTGAGCTAGAGTTAGCTGCGCGTCGCCCGTTCCTGGAGGCATGTCGAGAAACAAGACATCAAGTTCGCTCCAAAGCACGTCTTTTAGCAGCTGCTCGATCGCTTTCATTATCATCGAACCACGCCAGATGAGGCTCATGCCCTCTTCCATCAAAACGCCCATACTCATCATCTCAACTCCGTGGCTAAGTATCGGCTTTAGCTTATTCCCAACGACTTGTGGCTGGGTATTTACTTCGCCAAGCATTCTTGGGATATTTGGTCCATAGATGTCAGCGTCTAAAATTCCAACCTTTTTGCCTAGTTTTGCCATTGAGATGGCTAAATTTAGAGTCGTGGTTGATTTACCAACGCCACCTTTGCCAGAGCTTACCATTACGAAATTTTTGACTTGAGGCGCGATATTTTTGCCACTTTGAGTGTTACTTTTTTCCTCAGGTATCTTTGGCTGGATCAAATTTAGCACATATTCATTTGAGCCCATGACACGTTTGATGTCCGTTTTTAGCTCGTTTGCCACTTCTGGGCTTGAGCTGACGATCTCGACTTCGATTAAAATTTTATCGCCAATTTCTACATTTTTTACAAAGCCAAAGCTAACTATATCTTTTTCAAAACCAGGATATATGACGCCTTTTAGTCTATTTAAGACCTCTTCTTTATTTAACATTTTTCTCCTTTTTCTAGATCTTTTGAAATTTTATATGCACAAAATTTTGGTCCGCACATCGAACAAAAATGAGCGCTCTTAAACGCATCTTCTGGCAAGCTCTCATCGTGAAGCTCTCTTGCTTTTTTTGGATCAAAGCTTAGCTCAAACTGCTTGTTCCAGTCAAATGCGTATCTCGCATCACTCATCGCATGGTCTTTTTCTATGGCACCTGCCTTGCCAAGTGCGACGTCTGCGGCATGAGCTGCTATCTTGTGAGCTACGATGCCCTCTCTTACGTCATTTTCATTTGGCAAGCCAAGGTGCTCTTTTTGCGTCACGTAGCAAAGCATGCTAGCGCCGTGATATGCTGCCATCGTGCCACCGATCGCTGACGTAATATGATCGTATCCTGCACCTATGTCTGAGACAAGCGGCCCAAGCACGTAAAATGGGGCGTCATGGCAGAGCTCTTGTTCGATTTTCATATTATACTCAATTTGATTTAATGGCACATGACCAGGGCCTTCTATCATCACTTGCACATCTTTTTCCCATGCACGAAGCGTTAGCTCTCCAAGCACTTTTAGCTCGCTAAGCTGTGCCTCATCTGTCGCATCAAAAAGACATCCTGGACGAAGGCCGTCGCCAAGCGAGAGTGAGACGTCATATCTTGCACAAATTTCTAAAATTTCATCAAAAATTTCATAGAAAGGATTTTGTCTCTTCAGCTTTGACATATAGCTTGCACTTAAACTGCCACCGCGGCTTACTATGCCCATTTTACGCTTTTTAACAAGTGGCAAAAACTCACGCAAAAATCCAGCGTGTATCGTAAAGTAACTAACTCCTTGCTTTGCTTGCTTTTCAAGTATCTCTAAAATGAGCTCATTTGTGATATTGGTAACCTCTTTTGCCTCTTTTAAAATTTCATACATAGGCACTGTGCCTATCGGGACGCTTGAATGCTCGATGATCGCACTCCTAATAGCGTCTAAATCGCCGTCCGTACTTAGATCCATAACCGTATCAGCGCCAAATTCTAGGCAGATTTCAAGCTTTCTAAGCTCAGCACAAATGTCGCTGCTTAAGCTTGAATTGCCGATATTTGCATTAACCTTTGTCTTTAGCTTTCTGCCTATACCCATTGGTTTTAAATTTATGTGATTTACGTTTGCTGGGATGATGATTCTACCATTTGCCACCTCATCCATCAGTAAATTTTCACTAATGCCCTCACGCTTTGCCACATAGCTCATCTCCTGTGTTATCTCACCACGCCTAGCATAATGCATCTGCGTCTTTTCTCTCATATAATGCCTTTTACAAATTTTATAAAAGCACCATTTTAGTCCTTTTTTGATTTAAACTAACTAAATGGTGACTAAAAATTTCTTTTTTTAAAAAGAAATTTTCAAGTTTTGAGATGTATAATTCTGTAACAATTTTTAAAAGGAGCTACCTTGCTTGATATATCACTTATAATGCTTGGAGCTGGAAATTCTAGCCGTTTTGAGCTACCAGTAAAGAAGCAATGGCTTCGAATAGGAAGCGATCCACTTTGGCTATTTGCCACTAAAAATTTGAGTAACTTTTACACATTTAAAGAGATCATTGTCGTTAGCAAAGAGTGCAAATATATGTCAAAATTTGCTCCAAATTATAAATTTGTTGATGGCGGTGAAACCAGACAAGATAGCTTAAAAAACGCGCTTGAATTAGTAAATAGCGAATTTGTCCTAGTTAGCGACATCGCTCGCCCTTGTATCTCAAGCGAGCTTTTTCACAAAATCATCGAAGCTGCGTCTCAGGCTGATTGTGTAGCTCCAGCGCTAAAGATCGCAGACACCGCTTATCTTGGCGAAAATGTGGTTGATAGAGATAAGGTAAAACTTATCCAAACACCACAACTCTCTCGCACAGCACTTCTTAAAAAAGCTCTTAGCGGCGGTGAAATTTACACAGATGATAGCTCAGCTATGAGAGCCATTGGCGCAAGCGTTTGGCAAATTTTAGGCGATGAGATGGCAAGAAAGATCACTTACAAAGAGGATCTTGCCAAAATTTCTGCTTTAAAAGAGCCAGAAAATGAAGTCTTTGTTGGAAACGGCTTTGATGTGCATGAGTTTGAAAAAGGTCGTCCTTTGATTCTTTGTGGCGAGAAGATCGACTATGAGTTTGGACTAAAGGCTCACAGCGACGGCGACGTAGCACTTCATGCACTAACGGATGCTATCTTGGGAGCTGCTGGGCTTGGCGACATAGGCGAGCTTTTTCCTGATACGGATGCCAAATTTAAAGATATTAGCTCCATTTACTTGCTTGAGGAAGCTTATAAAAGGGTGCAAAGTGTGGGCTTTGTGCTAACAAACGCTGATATCACGATAATGGCACAAAAACCAAAAATTTCAAAACTAAAGTCAAAAATGGAGGCAAACATAGCAAAAGCTCTAAATTTAAGCCAAAGCCGCATAAATGTAAAGGCAACGACTACTGAAGGGCTTGGTTTTGTAGGCAGATGCGAAGGGATCGCTGTAATGGCAAGTGCAAGCCTTAAATTTTACAACTGGAAGCAAATATGAAAATTTTAATAGTAGAAAATGAAATTTACCTAGCTGGCTCGATGGCTAGTAAACTAGCTGACTTTGGCTACGATTGCGAGATCGCTAAAAGCGTAAAAGAAGCATTGAAGTTTGAAAATTTTGATGTAGTGTTACTTTCTACCACACTTCCAGGACAGGATTTTTACCCTGTTATTGAAAAATTTAAAAGCTCTATCATCATTTTATTAATCGCTTATATCAACAGTGACACTGTGCTAAAACCGATTCAGGCAGGTGCGGTTGATTACATCCAAAAGCCATTTATGATAGAAGAGCTAGTTAGAAAGATAAAGCATTTTGAGGAATTTAGAAATTTCAAAAACGAGATCAAAAACTATGAAAGCTACGTAAATTACGCTTTAAAAGAGTACGAAATTTCTAGCTTTGAAGCAAAAAAGATAAAATTTCCACTGCTTTTAAAATCAAGTAAAAGCGGATACAGCGATAAATTTATATTTAGCTACGTAAAAGCTTGCAAATTGCCATTTTTATTTTTAGGCAAAGCCTGTTTCTCTGAGCTTGAAAAGGCACTAGCCAAAAATGGTGATGAGCTAATCTATATGACAAATTTAGAGGAGCTAAAACAAGAAGAAAAAGAGAAAATTTTAGAAATTTGCAAAAAGAAAAAGGTTGCAATCTCAACTAGCGATTTTGCACAAAAAGCACCATTTGACGAGCTGGAGCTTTCAGGACGCGATAAAAATTTTAATATCGACGAGATTGTTACAATCGATGAATATATAAAGTACATAATCGTTAATTATCAAGATAAATTCCCTGATACAGAACTTAGCAAGAAGCTTGGAATTTCTAGAAAATCACTTTGGGAAAAGAGAAAGAAATATGACGTCAGCAAGAAAAAATAGTGAAATTTCTATAAATACCGAAGTTTTTGGTGCTTTGGAGCTAATAAAAAATAAGATTCTCTCAGATTACGACTCGCTTATGGATGATGAACAGATAAAAGAGGTGAGTAAGAAAGGCTATTTTAATGGCGAGCCGATGCCGTATTCTTTTGGATTCGCTCCATTTGGCGAGCTAAATCAAAATATTACTAGCAAGCTTGCTCCTGGACAAAAGGTAAATCTAAGTCTTGATGGTAAGATCGTTGGGCACATCAATGTTGCTAAGGTCTTTAAATTTGACGAGAGCATGAGAGCTAAAAATATATTTTTAGCAAACGAAGCTAGCAATGATAAAGAGCTAAATTTAGGTAAATACGGCATTAGTGGCGAATTTGAGCTTTATGATAAAAGTATGCAAATAAGCAAAAATGCACTAAACGATCTAATAAAAGAAGATGGCGCTAAAAAGATAACGGCTGTCTTTTTAACGGCTGATCCATTTAATAGAGCTCACGAGCGCCTTGTTAGAATGACTATTGACAAGGCTGATTTAGTAATCATTTTTTTAATACGAACAAGAGAAGAAAAGCACGTTGATTACGAGATTAGAAAGCAAGTGCTAGGCTATTTTATACAAAATTATTTGCCGATAAAAAAGGTCTTTGTCTTTGCTCTAAAAAATACGACTCTTTTTAGCTCACATGCAAATCCTACACTTGAGTGCATCGCTGCTTCAAGATTTGGAGCAAATAAGCTAGTCATCGGACAAAACCACTCAGGGATTGGAATGTTTTTTGATCACAATGAAGCTCATACGATTCTTGATATTTATAAAAACGACCTAAATTTAGAGGTAATCGTGCTGCCAGAGCTAGTTTATTGCAACAAATGCAAGACGCTAGTTAGTACCAAAAGTTGCCCGCACGGACAACACCATCAGATCAAATATCATCCAGATGTTATCAAGGAGCTGCTATTTAACGGCATTATGCCACCAGCCATTCTTGTGAGGCCAGAAATTTCTGCACTAGTTTTAAGCAAACTCTTTACAAATCGCTTCAAAGACGTGCAAAAGCTTTGCGATGACCTTTTTGTAAATTCAGGACTGCTTGAAAACAAAACTGACCGCGACTTTTACGAAGAGCTTATGAAGCTTTATCAAACATCATCGATGACTTAAGGAAATTTATGCAAAAACTATTTTTAACTTTTTTTGGATTTGGACTTTTGCCAAAAGCACCTGGCACTTGGGGCTCTATAGCTGGTGCAGTGGTAGCTTATTTCGTACTTTATTTTTTATCTTCAACCACACTTTTATTAGCTAGCATTTTGCTGTTTTTGGTAAGCATTAGTGTTATAGATGATTTTGAAAAAAAGGTAAATTCTCACGATGAAAGTTTTATCGTTATAGACGAAGTTGCTGGAGTTTGGCTTGCTATTGCCATTAGCGGAGCTACTATCTCTCAACTCGTACTCTCGCTTGTGTTTTTTAGAGTGCTTGATATCAAAAAGCCTTCGATAATAGGTAGGATCGACCGCAATGTAAAAGGTGGCCTTGGCGTAATGGGCGATGATATGGTAGCTGGTTTTTTTGCTGGAATAATTAGCGCAATAATATACGGGGCTGCTATAAAATTTGGCATAACTTTGCCGTAAAAATATAGATTTTTGGCAAAGTTATATAGGCTTAAATATCTTTTATATAAATTTTAAGCAAGTCCTAGCTCATTTAAAACAGAACTTAGATTAACCGAGCTACTACTCTTACTATTAAGATTTTTTTGCTTCTCTAGCAGAGCTTGATTAGCAAGTGCTACATTTAGCTCTTTGCGGTAATCACTTAAAATTTTATCCATTATCTTAAGCAGCTCATTTTTTTGATCCTGTGTTTTTGCGGGATCATCTATGCCTAGAAGTTCAGTTAGCTCCTTTTTCTTTTGGGCTATTTTTTCTTCTATTTTGTTAGAATTTAGCTCGCTTATAAAACCAACTGCGCCGATTTCAGTAAGCCTTTTTTTAAACTGTTCAATCTTATCTGAAATTTTTGCATCGCTTGCGATCTTATCCATAGCAAGGCTTAAAATTTCGTCAAAACTATTTTTTTTATCTTTAGTTTTGCTTGAGCCTGATTGCAATAAATAATCGATTATGTCGTTATTTTGTACTTTCATATATCTCCTTTTACTGTATTGAGATATATTTTATAAGCAAGATTTATTCCTAAAAGTTAATCTCTTTGGCTGTTTTTGCTTTTTGTAAGATAAAACTAGCAAACTCATTACTAAAATTTGGACACCAAACAACCTTGTAGAAGCTAAAATTTAGCTCTTTTGCGATCTTTGCATATTCAATAACTAGCTCAAAAATAGTCTCAGAGTTATCAATACAAAAAGAGAGTGGATAGATAAGGGCCTTTTTACTCTTGCACTTTGCCAAAATTTCATTTAGTGAAGGCTCTAACCATTTTACAGGCCCAAGACGCGATTGATAGGCTAAATTTATCTCTTTGAAGTTTAGTCCACTATCTTTTATCATTTTGCTTAGAATTTGCACATGCTCATTTATATGTTTTTCGTAGACATCACCTTTATCGATAATTTTTTGAGGTAACGAATGAGCCGAAAAGATAAGCTCCACATCGCTTATATCTATATTATTTATAGCTTCATTTATGTGCGAGATTATGATTTTATTATAAATTTCATCATCATAAAATGGCCCACAAAGCAAAATTTTAGCCTTTACCTTTAACTCATCTTTTGCTTTTTTAAAATCATCTAAACTCGAAGTTATCGTAGTTTGTGAATGATGAGGATAAAGTGGCAAAAGCACTATCTCATCAAAATTTTCATATTTTTTAAGCACATCTTTTGCAAATGGTGAAGTATAGTTCATCGCAAAATCAACTGCATCAAACTCATTTTGTAAGCTTGAAATTTTATCGCAAAGCTTAGCTGTAAGCTCACAAATAGGCGATTTGCCACCTATTTGTTCGTAGTTATGCCTAGCCGTTTTTAGCCTACCTTTTGTGATCATAAAAGCTACAAATTTTCTTAAAAATTTATTCTTTATACCCAAAATATAAGGATCATTAAACATATTTTTTAGAAAAATTTCTACATCAGCAAGGCTATTTGCCCCACCCATATTCAAAAGCAAAAGTGCCTTTTTCATCAGAATAGCTCTTTGATTTTTATCGCATCATCAATGCTTGAAAGCTCGCTACTTTCGCCGCTTTGACAAAGATCATAAAAAGCATCGTATTGAGCTTTTATCTCATTATTTATGGGATCGGTTTTTAAATTCATCTGCCCATTTTCATTGACTCTATGAAGCTTATAATCAATAAGATCACCAAAATAAACACCTTCTTTGGCATTTACTTCTATTTTAAAACGCTCTAAAGATCCACAAAAAGAATCAGTAATACTCACCAAAATTTGATTTTTCATTTTAATGTTTATTCCAACATTGTCGCATATTTTGGTATTTGTTTTATTTGCCTGAGTATAAAAAAAGCTGCAAATTTCACTATCTACTAAATTTTTCGCAAGGTCTATATCGCAAAGCGAAAGTTCGTTTATAATATTTCCTTCACAAAGTGGTCTAAAATGCGCAATTGAAATGCTATAAATTTCTTCTTCTTTTAAAAGTGCCTTTTTTAATGAAACAATAGTCGGGTTAAAGCGCTCATCAACGCCAGTGCAAACCCTTACTTTATTTACCACTGAAGCATATTTTATCTCTTTTAGCTCGCTTACACTTTTAAATATTGGCCTTGAAATCAAGATATTTTGGCAATATTTTGCACACTGACAAAAGGCCTCTACGATCTCATGTTGAGGCAAACAAAGTACGACAGCTTGTGGCTGGGCTACTTCTATAAATTTTTTAAACTCATCAAAAAACGGAGCTCTGCAAGCATCATCTCTATTTTCTTTATCAAAAACTCCACAAACTTCAAATTTGTCAGAACGCCTCAGCTCCATATAGTGCCGCTTGCCAACCAGATTGTATCCAACAATGCCAATTTTGAGTTTCACTAAAGACCTTTTAGTTATAAATTTTTAGGCTATTTTAATTGCAAATCGCTTTTAAACAAATAAATTTATAAAATATATTAAGCAAAAATTAATTTTGTATTTTTTTATAAATTTACAAACGATTTTTAGCTAAAATCGAGCAAAATTTAAAACTAACGAGGATAAAAATGCAAAATTTAGATATAAGAAAGGCATATCTTGATTTTTTTAAATCAAAAGGTCACGAAGTCGTAGCTTCAGCGCCACTCGTGCCAAACGATGCAACACTACTTTTTACAAATGCTGGTATGGTGCCGTTTAAGAGCATTTTCACAGGCGAAGTGCCACGCCCAACACCACCTATTCGCACTAGCTGTCAGACCTGCATAAGAGCTGGTGGTAAGCACAACGACCTTGACAACGTCGGCTACACAGCGCGCCATCACACATTTTTTGAGATGCTAGGAAATTTTAGCTTTGGCGAATACTTCAAAAAAGAGGCGATCGCTTACGCTTGGGAATTTGTAACAGAAGTACTAAAACTACCAAAAGACAAACTTTATGTAACCGTTCATGAAAGCGACGATGAAGCATTTGAAATTTGGAGCACTCACATCGCAAAAGAGAGAATTTACCGCTTTGGTGACCACGATAACTTCTGGCAGATGGGCGATACTGGACCATGCGGTCCTTGCAGTGAAATTTTTTACGATCAAGGCGCTGAACACTTTAACACACCTGAGGACTACATGGGCGGCGACGGTGATAGATTTTTAGAGATCTGGAACCTTGTTTTCATGCAGTATGAAAGAAGCGCCGATGGCAAACTAAGCCCATTACCAAAGCCAAGCATCGATACTGGTATGGGACTTGAGCGCGTTACTGCTATCTTGCAAGGTAAATTTAGCAACTACGACAGCACACTTTTTATGCCACTAATTAGCGAAGTAGCAAAGCTTTGTGGCAAACCATACATCTATGAAAGTGGCGCTAGCTACCGCGTCATAAGCGATCACATCCGCTCGGTTACATTTTTGCTAGCTCAGGGTACGACATTTGACAAAGAAGGCCGTGGCTACGTGCTTCGCCGTATCTTACGCCGTGCGATCCGCCATGGATACTTGCTAGGCATAAAAGAGCCATTTATGTATGAGCTTGTCGATAAAGTTTGCGAGCTTATGGGCGAGCACTACACCTATTTAAATGAGAAAAAAGCGGCTGTAAAAGAGCAGATAAAGCTTGAAGAAGAGAGATTTTTAGCGACTATTGCAAGCGGTTTAGAGCTATTTGAGAGCGAGCTTAAAAATACAAAAGAAATTTTTAGCGGAGAGGCTGCATTTAAGCTTTATGACACATTTGGCTTCCCACTTGATCTAACAGCTGATATGCTTAGAGAAAAAGGCTTAAAAGTCGATGAGGCAAGGTTTGATGAGCTTATGAGCGAGCAAAAAGCACGTGCAAAAGCTGCTTGGAAAGGTAGTGGCGATAAGAGTGCAAAGGGCGATTTTAAAGAGCTACTTGAGAAATTTGGCGAGAATAAATTTATAGGCTACGAAGAGCTTAAAAGTAAAAGTAAAATTCTAGCCCTACTTGATGAAGAATTTAAAAACGTTGATAGCCTAAATGCTGGCAAAGAGGGCTGGGCGATGTTTGA harbors:
- a CDS encoding phosphatidylglycerophosphatase A, whose amino-acid sequence is MQKLFLTFFGFGLLPKAPGTWGSIAGAVVAYFVLYFLSSTTLLLASILLFLVSISVIDDFEKKVNSHDESFIVIDEVAGVWLAIAISGATISQLVLSLVFFRVLDIKKPSIIGRIDRNVKGGLGVMGDDMVAGFFAGIISAIIYGAAIKFGITLP
- a CDS encoding Gfo/Idh/MocA family protein, with the translated sequence MKLKIGIVGYNLVGKRHYMELRRSDKFEVCGVFDKENRDDACRAPFFDEFKKFIEVAQPQAVVLCLPQHEIVEAFCQCAKYCQNILISRPIFKSVSELKEIKYASVVNKVRVCTGVDERFNPTIVSLKKALLKEEEIYSISIAHFRPLCEGNIINELSLCDIDLAKNLVDSEICSFFYTQANKTNTKICDNVGINIKMKNQILVSITDSFCGSLERFKIEVNAKEGVYFGDLIDYKLHRVNENGQMNLKTDPINNEIKAQYDAFYDLCQSGESSELSSIDDAIKIKELF
- the alaS gene encoding alanine--tRNA ligase; this encodes MQNLDIRKAYLDFFKSKGHEVVASAPLVPNDATLLFTNAGMVPFKSIFTGEVPRPTPPIRTSCQTCIRAGGKHNDLDNVGYTARHHTFFEMLGNFSFGEYFKKEAIAYAWEFVTEVLKLPKDKLYVTVHESDDEAFEIWSTHIAKERIYRFGDHDNFWQMGDTGPCGPCSEIFYDQGAEHFNTPEDYMGGDGDRFLEIWNLVFMQYERSADGKLSPLPKPSIDTGMGLERVTAILQGKFSNYDSTLFMPLISEVAKLCGKPYIYESGASYRVISDHIRSVTFLLAQGTTFDKEGRGYVLRRILRRAIRHGYLLGIKEPFMYELVDKVCELMGEHYTYLNEKKAAVKEQIKLEEERFLATIASGLELFESELKNTKEIFSGEAAFKLYDTFGFPLDLTADMLREKGLKVDEARFDELMSEQKARAKAAWKGSGDKSAKGDFKELLEKFGENKFIGYEELKSKSKILALLDEEFKNVDSLNAGKEGWAMFDVTPFYAQSGGQCGDSGKIVGKANVLDTEKFHGLNLSLVKTNAALKVGDEVELEVGSDRAQIARHHSATHLLHAALRNVLGTHIAQAGSSVEADRLRFDFSHPKALTSEEISKVENLVNEWILDGANAKTQVMGLEEAKKSGAIALFNEKYADKVRVVSFGDVSKELCGGTHVKNIDEIGSFFITKESGVSAGVRRIEAVCSRAALNLARSFRAELDELKDELKSTEPLNAVKKLKNELRVLKDKLKNAKNSHELVYLDINKTKLCVTSVDGGDIKTLIDEFKNEHESAAILLIQADESGKISLAAGVKNAPLKAGAWVKFAAQILGGNGGGKDDFATAGGKDASMIEDAIKDSLEYARQALEK
- the hemH gene encoding ferrochelatase codes for the protein MKKALLLLNMGGANSLADVEIFLKNMFNDPYILGIKNKFLRKFVAFMITKGRLKTARHNYEQIGGKSPICELTAKLCDKISSLQNEFDAVDFAMNYTSPFAKDVLKKYENFDEIVLLPLYPHHSQTTITSSLDDFKKAKDELKVKAKILLCGPFYDDEIYNKIIISHINEAINNIDISDVELIFSAHSLPQKIIDKGDVYEKHINEHVQILSKMIKDSGLNFKEINLAYQSRLGPVKWLEPSLNEILAKCKSKKALIYPLSFCIDNSETIFELVIEYAKIAKELNFSFYKVVWCPNFSNEFASFILQKAKTAKEINF